From a region of the Triticum aestivum cultivar Chinese Spring chromosome 7D, IWGSC CS RefSeq v2.1, whole genome shotgun sequence genome:
- the LOC123170204 gene encoding protein PHOTOPERIOD-INDEPENDENT EARLY FLOWERING 1 isoform X5, with translation MASKGPRSKLDHETRPRRKKALEAPREPRKPKVHWDHVLGEMVWLSKEFESERKWKLSMAKKIAQRANMGVVDQATKDEKKQKEGEHRLRKVALNISKDVKKFWTKIEKLVLYKNQLEVEERKKKALDKQLDFLLGQTERYSTMLAENLVDVPHLQTQENGLLQTNVLSQEEVAGPSQTNQPSQEEVAGPSQTNQPSQEEVAGPSQTNQPLQEDVAEPSQTNQPLQEDVAEPSHTNQPLQEDVAEPSHTNQPVQEEVAEENINAPTPDDLDTMETDDDYDSSSLNEEQEDDERTIDEDEAQITEAERNEELAALQAEADIPIDDLLKSYLKSQVSRESSPANKDTCSNSDLKNSTKDSSNQVNGCNHDSGYTSSDEGNFSEEVDDSHHYAEFVKRNHGKSNGGISGEQEDNDYVCTDEGKDDEATLSEEEELAKKDGPDPLDEIKLLQKESEIPLEELLARYPKDGYADEVTNELEDSPTHSSEEVNSDMSLDDLPADLELNNDTSENHEIAEVLGTEHVSGNALQLEIVSEPSVQECPVKGDELTDAKVMADEEASVQECSVEEVEMTDAKVMADQETIVQECPVKEDELTDAKVMADEETSVQERSVKEDERTDAKVIANEETGDSVMADAAAAARAAQPTGNTFSTTSVRTKFPFLLKHSLREYQHIGLDWLVAMYEKRLNGILADEMGLGKTIMTISLLAHLACEKGIWGPHLIVVPTSVMLNWETEFLKWCPAFKILTYFGSAKERKQKRQGWMKPNFFHVCITTYRLVIQDSKAFKRKKWKYLILDEAHLIKNWKSQRWQTLLNFNSKRRILLTGTPLQNDLMELWSLMHFLMPHVFQSHQEFKDWFCNPISGMVEGQDKVNKEVIDRLHNVLRPFILRRLKRDVEKQLPQKHEHVIYCRLSRRQRNLYEDFIASSDTQATLSSGNYFGMISIIMQLRKVCNHPDLFEGRPIISSFDMAGIDMQISSSVCMVLDKGPFSQAGLSDMNLVFTQNEFNMTSWEADEVAAVFLPGITSRGSGAEIFCSSKAGQRSNGTNIFEEIQKALQEERIKEAKERAASIAWWNRLRCEKRPVYGRNIRELLTIRHPMCDVLEKKNNPSCYMDFSSSLADLVLSSVERFNKMLGFIESFTFAIPAARAATPICWCKKRNSPVLLGPAYREQCMNEFSPILSPIRPAIVRRQVYFPDRRLIQFDCGKLQELAILLRRLKSEGHRALIFTQMTKMLDTLEEFINLYGYTYLRLDGSTQPEERQTLMQRFNTNPKFFLFILSTRSGGVGVNLVGADTVIFYDSDWNPAMDQQAQDRCHRIGQTREVNIYRLISESTIEENILKKANQKRTLDDLVIQRGCYNTEFFKKLDPMEFFSGHTALNVEDQPRDHSTTAVSSNETGLGLSNADVEAAIRQAEDEADYMALKRLEQEEAADNQEFSEEVAGRLEDDELVNEEDTKPDDHTSEEHKHQSSDADKDKNVGLPVNQINEEKALTLAAGDGDMDMLADVKQMAAAAAAAGQASSSFENHLRPIDRYAMRFLELWDPIIDKAAVNYQVNVEEEEWELERIEKLKEDLEAEIDEDQEPLSYESWDVDFATTAYRQQVEALAKKQLLEEQERQALEAAKELEEMNDMASSHRKKSKKKKRKAGKFKSLKKGRVSSESEAMHDETSVDTMSIDDNAPSPELMSDESPHHGSNKRKKMTPRNEEVSSSSRALKKFKKAPKSNCTPESSSHKHSLEGKQLKLMDEANDSDPKSVRIKSDGRIAMPSMPAKRVMVIKPERLKKKGLMWPRDCALDSWTTEEDAVLCGTVHEYGPVWELASDFLHSIPGGAFYRGRYRHPVHCCERFRELFCKYVLSATDNANSEKAPSGAGKAVLKVSEDQTRMLLNVISEIPNNELLLQKHFMAILSSVWRSKCTHESRRVTSVCSSATHKPVSLSENWSMTNDKPSFNLVRTALADAQAQCPRVAIPTSNQEPRRRHLDLVLDFRTDRHAYQADFPSVVNVSILEPDPIRRTVVPVEQSLLSGLPHRHAENRFRIASEACFEGEGSHWASSVHMNDTARHKSGSKSTGKHKAASESGRPPKSKIQRTAEPQDMPALKFDFLRSPRQLLTSAAEFPITQSLSDFGIDDSELTYMEDLPLEETDTEFAPYQYDPVSLAGIEELDPLVDLTDIG, from the exons ATGGCATCAAAAGGTCCCCGGTCGAAGCTAGACCATGAGACAAGACCTAGACGCAAGAAG GCTCTTGAAGCTCCAAGGGAGCCTCGGAAGCCAAAAGTTCACTGGGACCATGTTCTGGGGGAAATGGTTTGGCTGTCAAAG GAGTTTGAATCTGAGAGAAAGTGGAAGTTGTCCATGGCTAAAAAGATTGCTCAAAGGGCCAATATGGGTGTAGTTGACCAAGCAACAAAGGATGAGAAAAAACAAAAG GAGGGGGAACATCGCCTGAGAAAAGTTGCCCTAAATATTTCTAAGGATGTGAAGAAGTTCTGGACCAAAATAGAGAAGTTG GTTCTCTATAAGAATCAACTAGAGGTTGAGGAAAGGAAGAAAAAGGCCCTCGATAAGCAGCTTGATTTCCTTTTAGGTCAGACTGAAAG ATATTCTACAATGTTGGCTGAAAATCTCGTGGATGTTCCCCATTTGCAAACACAAGAAAATGGACTGTTACAGACAAATGTACTATCCCAGGAGGAAGTAGCAGGACCTTCCCAGACTAATCAACCATCCCAGGAGGAAGTAGCAGGACCTTCCCAGACTAATCAACCATCCCAGGAGGAAGTAGCAGGACCTTCGCAGACTAATCAACCATTGCAGGAGGATGTAGCAGAACCTTCGCAGACTAATCAACCATTGCAGGAGGATGTAGCAGAACCTTCGCACACTAATCAACCATTGCAGGAGGATGTAGCAGAACCTTCACACACTAATCAACCAGTGCAGGAGGAAGTAGCTGAGGAGAACATAAATGCACCAACTCCTGATGATCTAG ATACAATGGAAACTGATGATGACTACGATAGCAGCTCCTTGAACGAAGAACAG GAAGATGACGAGCGCACAATTGATGAGGATGAAGCCCAAATCACGGAGGCTGAACGCAATGAAGAATTAGCTGCATTGCAGGCAGAAGCTGACATACCAATTGATGATCTTCTTAAGTCGTATCTCAAAAGCCAAG TTAGCAGGGAAAGCAGTCCAGCTAACAAAGACACTTGCAGCAACTCAGATTTGAAGAATTCAACTAAAG ATTCTTCAAACCAAGTTAATGGCTGTAATCATGATTCTGGTTATACTTCAAGTGATGAAGGCAATTTTTCTGAGGAAGTTGATGATAGCCACCATTATGCTGAGTTTGTGAAGAGGAATCAT GGGAAAAGTAATGGCGGTATCTCTGGTGAGCAG GAGGATAACGATTATGTTTGTACTGATGAAGGAAAG GATGATGAAGCAACTTTATCTGAAGAGGAAGAGTTGGCAAAGAAAGATGGCCCTGATCCTTTGGATGAG ATTAAGCTTCTGCAAAAAGAGAGTGAGATCCCACTAGAAGAACTTCTTGCGAGGTACCCAAAG GATGGCTATGCAGATGAGGTAACAAATGAACTGGAGGATTCACCCACACACTCTAGCGAAGAGGTTAATAGTGACATGTCTCTGGATGATCTACCTGCGGACTTGGAACTGAACAATGatacgtctgaaaatcatgaaatagCAGAAGTGCTGGGAACTGAGCATGTGAGCGGCAATGCCCTACAACTAGAAATAGTTTCAGAGCCTAGCGTGCAAGAATGCCCTGTTAAAGGAGACGAGCTGACTGATGCTAAGGTGATGGCCGATGAGGAAGCTAGTGTACAAGAATGTTCCGTTGAAGAAGTTGAGATGACCGATGCTAAGGTGATGGCCGATCAGGAAACTATTGTACAAGAATGTCCTGTTAAAGAAGATGAGCTGACTGATGCTAAGGTGATGGCCGATGAGGAAACTAGTGTACAAGAACGTTCTGTTAAAGAAGATGAGAGGACTGATGCTAAGGTGATTGCCAATGAGGAAACTGGTGACAGTGTAATggctgatgctgctgctgctgcaagaGCAGCACAACCAACTGGGAACACCTTCTCAACAACAAGTGTCCGCACGAAATTCCCATTCCTTCTCAAGCATTCTCTTCGGGAGTATCAGCATATTGGGTTGGACTGGTTGGTTGCTATGTATGAAAAGAGGCTGAATGGAATTTTAGCAGATGAAATGGGTTTAGGGAAGACGATCATGACTATCTCCTTGCTAGCACACCTTGCATGTGAGAAGGGGATATGGGGTCCACATCTTATTGTCGTGCCAACCAGTGTTATGTTAAATTGGGAAACAGAATTTCTGAAATGGTGTCCTGCCTTTAAAATACTTACTTATTTTGGAAGTGCAAAGGAGAGAAAGCAGAAACGTCAAGGTTGGATGAAGCCAAATTTTTTCCATGTATGCATCACGACATACAGGCTAGTTATTCAGGACTCCAAAGCGTTCAAGCGAAAGAAGTGGAAGTATCTTATTCTTGATGAGGCTCATCTGATAAAGAACTGGAAATCACAAAGATGGCAGACTCTGCTGAATTTTAATTCAAAACGACGTATTCTGTTGACTGGAACTCCTTTGCAAAATGACCTTATGGAACTTTGGTCTCTCATGCACTTTTTGATGCCACATGTATTCCAGTCTCACCAAGAGTTCAAGGATTGGTTCTGCAATCCGATATCAGGAATGGTGGAGGGCCAAGACAAGGTAAACAAGGAAGTTATAGATCGGTTGCACAATGTCCTCCGCCCATTTATATTACGGCGATTGAAACGAGATGTTGAGAAGCAGTTACCACAGAAGCATGAGCATGTCATATATTGCCGACTTTCCAGAAGGCAAAGAAACCTGTATGAAGATTTTATTGCCAGCTCAGATACACAAGCAACACTGTCAAGTGGCAACTATTTTGGTATGATTAGTATCATTATGCAACTCAGAAAGGTCTGTAACCATCCAGATCTTTTTGAAGGCCGCCCAATTATCAGCTCATTTGACATGGCAGGGATTGACATGCAGATCAGCTCTTCTGTTTGCATGGTCCTGGATAAGGGGCCATTTTCTCAGGCTGGCCTATCTGATATGAACCTTGTGTTTACTCAGAATGAATTTAATATGACTTCTTGGGAAGCGGACGAGGTTGCTGCTGTCTTTCTTCCAGGCATCACCTCTAGGGGCTCTGGTGCAGAGATTTTTTGCTCTAGTAAGGCTGGTCAGAGAAGTAATGGAacaaatatttttgaagaaattcagaAAGCCTTGCAGGAGGAGAGAATTAAAGAGGCCAAAGAAAGGGCAGCTTCAATTGCTTGGTGGAATAGGTTGAGATGCGAGAAGAGGCCTGTTTATGGTAGAAACATTAGAGAGCTTCTGACCATAAGACATCCTATGTGTGATGTTCTTGAGAAGAAGAACAACCCTTCATGCTACATGGATTTTTCATCGAGTCTAGCAGATCTTGTTCTTTCATCTGTGGAACGCTTCAATAAAATGCTTGGCTTTATTGAATCATTTACGTTTGCAATTCCTGCTGCACGGGCTGCTACTCCTATTTGCTGGTGCAAAAAAAGAAATTCACCTGTTCTTCTTGGACCAGCTTACAGAGAACAATGTATGAATGAGTTCTCGCCCATTCTCTCCCCTATAAGGCCTGCAATTGTTCGCCGTCAAGTGTACTTCCCTGATAGGCGCCTGATCCAGTTTGACTGTGGGAAGTTGCAGGAGCTTGCTATCTTGCTGAGACGTTTGAAGTCAGAAGGACACAGAGCCTTGATATTTACTCAGATGACTAAGATGCTTGATACTTTGGAGGAATTCATTAATTTGTATGGTTATACATATTTGAGGTTAGATGGTTCTACCCAGCCAGAAGAGAGGCAGACACTAATGCAGAGGTTTAATACAAACCCGAAGTTTTTTCTGTTCATTTTATCCACTCGCAGTGGTGGTGTGGGAGTCAACCTAGTAGGTGCAGACACTGTTATATTCTATGACAGTGACTGGAACCCTGCAATGGATCAACAAGCCCAAGACAGATGTCACAGGATAGGACAAACACGTGAAGTTAACATCTATAGGCTGATTAGTGAGAGCACTATTGAGGAGAATATTCTCAAGAAAGCAAATCAGAAGCGAACACTTGATGATTTAGTGATACAACGCGGTTGTTACAATACAGAGTTCTTCAAGAAGCTAGACCCTATGGAATTTTTTTCTGGGCACACAGCTCTTAATGTCGAAGATCAGCCGAGGGATCACTCTACCACTGCTGTATCCTCGAATGAAACTGGTCTGGGGCTGTCAAATGCAGATGTTGAAGCAGCTATTAGACAGGCAGAAGATGAAGCTGACTATATGGCTCTCAAAAGGTTGGAGCAGGAAGAGGCTGCAGACAATCAAGAATTCAGTGAGGAGGTTGCTGGAAGGCTAGAGGATGATGAGCTTGTAAATGAGGAGGATACAAAGCCTGATGATCACACCAGTGAAGAGCATAAACATCAAAGTTCTGATGCGGATAAGGATAAAAATGTTGGTTTACCTGTGAACCAAATAAATGAAGAAAAGGCTCTTACATTGGCTGCAGGTGACGGAGATATGGATATGCTTGCTGATGTTAAGCAAATGGCTGCTGCAGCAGCTGCAGCAGGACAAGCGAGTTCATCCTTTGAAAATCACCTTCGGCCAATAGATAGATATGCAATGCGGTTTTTGGAGCTCTGGGATCCAATAATTGACAAAGCTGCTGTAAATTATCAGGTGAATGTTGAAGAGGAAGAATGGGAACTTGAACGCATTGAAAAACTCAAAGAAGATTTAGAAGCAGAAATTGATGAAGACCAGGAACCACTATCTTATGAGT CATGGGATGTTGATTTTGCTACTACAGCGTATCGCCAACAGGTTGAGGCTCTAGCTAAAAAGCAG TTGTTGGAAGAACAGGAAAGACAAGCTCTTGAAGCAGCCAAAGAGCTAGAGGAAATGAATGACATGGCGAG CAGTCACCGCAAAaagtcaaagaagaagaaaaggaaggcaggCAAATTTAAGTCTTTAAAAAAAGGACGTGTGTCATCTGAGTCAGAGGCCATGCATGATGAAACGTCTGTAGatactatgagtattgatgacaaTGCACCCTCGCCAGAGCTTATGAGTGATGAATCACCACATCATGGTTCAAATAAGCGTAAAAAGATGACACCTAGAAATGAGGAAGTGAGCAGCAGTAGCAGAGCCctgaagaagttcaagaaagccCCTAAATCGAACTGTACTCCTGAGTCCTCATCACATAAGCACTCGCTCGAAGGCAAGCAACTCAAGTTGATGGATGAAGCGAATGATTCTGATCCGAAGTCGGTGAGAATTAAGAGTGATGGCCGGATTGCCATGCCCTCCATGCCAGCAAAACGTGTTATGGTAATTAAGcctgagaggttgaagaagaagggTCTTATGTGGCCTCGAGATTGTGCTTTAGATTCGTGGACTACTGAGGAAGATGCAGTTCTTTGTGGAACTGTACATGAGTATGGTCCTGTTTGGGAACTGGCTAGTGACTTTCTTCATTCCATACCTGGTGGTGCATTTTATAGGGGAAGATATCGTCATCCTGTACATTGCTGTGAGAGATTCCGAGAATTATTCTGCAAATATGTATTGTCAGCTACTGACAATGCAAACAGTGAGAAGGCTCCTTCTGGTGCCGGGAAGGCTGTCTTGAAAGTATCTGAG GATCAAACTCGGATGTTGCTGAATGTGATCAGTGAAATTCCTAACAACGAGTTGCTTCTCCAGAAACATTTCATGGCGATACTTTCTTCTGTTTGGAGATCAAAATGTACTCATGAGTCCCGACGTGTCACAAGTGTTTGTTCTAGTGCAACCCATAAGCCTGTTAGCTTGAGTGAGAACTGGTCCATGACGAACGACAAGCCATCCTTTAATCTTGTAAGGACAGCCCTCGCAGACGCTCAGGCCCAATGTCCAAGAGTGGCAATACCAACAAGCAATCAGGAACCTCGCCGGAGGCATTTAGATTTAGTATTGGATTTCCGGACAGATCGACATGCTTACCAGGCAGACTTTCCATCTGTAGTGAATGTGTCCATTCTAGAACCAGATCCTATTAGACGCACTGTTGTGCCGGTGGAACAATCACTGCTGTCTGGGCTTCCTCATAGACATGCTGAGAACAGATTCAG GATAGCATCAGAAGCTTGTTTTGAAGGGGAAGGTTCTCACTGGGCATCATCTGTCCACATGAATGATACTGCTCGACATAAATCTGGCTCAAAGTCCACAGGAAAACACAAAGCAGCTTCAGAATCGGGAAGACCACCGAAATCGAAAATTCAGAGGACGGCTGAACCACAGGACATGCCGGCTTTGAAGTTTGATTTTCTCCGATCCCCCCGGCAACTGTTGACAAGTGCAGCTGAGTTCCCCATCACACAGTCCCTATCCGACTTTGGCATTGACGATTCTGAGTTGACCTACATGGAGGATCTTCCTCTAGAAGAGACAGACACTGAGTTTGCCCCGTACCAGTATGACCCAGTTTCCCTTGCTGGTATCGAGGAGTTGGATCCTCTGGTGGATTTGACAGACATCGGATGA